The region TCCACCCTTTGGAATGGTTCAGCCTCCAAATATTgttttgcacattttttttaaaaaaattattattattattattataaatgttGAGTATTTAGGAATTTTGATTCACTTAGAGTTAGGGGTGGGCATTGGGCGAGAAATTCGCCCTTTTTGCCCTCGCCCCGCAACCTTGCAGGTTCAAAAATTTGAACTCGTGGCCGCATGATTTTATAATGTAACTGCAGGGGTGCAGGTTTGAACCAAAGCTGAGCGGCAAGGCGACACGACCAAGAGGTGGGTAATCAGAGAAAGTCTCAACAACCATAGCCTTTGGTGGGAATCATCTTCACGAACCATGCATCATTGTTCTTCAAAAACTTGGGCTCCTTCTCAATCTCCTTACTAGATTGCCTGTCAATCTGGTCCCCAGCTCCCTGGACAACATTCTTCGCGTTGAAGCCATCAGaggaaaggaagaagatgaagcgGGTGAGGGggtgaaggagaaaaggaagaagacgaagggGTAGCGGCTGGGTTCAAACGAATAGTCTagaaacaatgaaaaaaaatgaagagggcACTCTAGAGTTACTTATTGGTTAGTGGTTAGGgggttctttatttatttattattattatttttcctttcagCGGGGCGGGTCCCCAAGGTTTTCAAAAACCCCAACCCGCAACCCACCCCGCCCTACATGGGTATACCATTTTTTGACCCCTGCCCgcaaaaaaatcaatgaaaaccGGGGTTCTGCGGAGCGAGGCGGTTCTGCATGTTTCTGCACACCCCTACTTATAATAAGAGAATTATGTGTTGTCACAAAAATACAGAATATGCATGATCGTCCATTCAAACTTTTTGTATTCCTGGTAACAATCATTCATAATCCTAAAGAAATGACAGTACTAAACGTACTCTTAGatctcgtttggtttgcagaatgagTATTCTATTGTGAAATGGTATAGTTATTACCagcaatattaaaaaaaatagagtggaatggaatgactattcctactatttagtttggtaacaactcatatactttaattggaatccaatcaaaattactaaaaaaattctcatattatttatttttttatttaaaaaagaaaggttaaaaaaaactcaaattattaaaaaaaaaaacaattttttatttttgaaaaccaGTGGGTGGCAGACCACCCATTGGTGGGGTGGTCTGCCACCCACCAAAGAGTCAGGGGTGGCATGTGCCACCCCCAAATCCTCTGAGGGTGGTCACACCACATCCAGAATGTCTTGGAGGTCCACCACAAAGCGTTTCGGGgatggtgcgaccacccccgacTCCTTCTGTGGCTGGTCGACCACCCCAATGTAAAatgttagtttttttcttttttctttttttttttttaaaaaaaaaataatgagaaaatataaaataatgagtggttttttgtgaaaaatgtagtctattcatgtaggaataactatttctctaaaaaatatgaggaatatgtattcctctttgcaagggaatagttatttcaatgagaataactattccatcgAATAGACActtaccaaacaaaggaataaatAGTCATTCTATTCCATGGgtctattccgcaaaccaaataAGGCCTTAAGGCTTTAagataattagtaatttaatatagtatcaaaacaaatatattaagattgaacTTCACCTTTGTAATTCTCAtcgtattttaattaaatatttaatgtattggatttcacataaaaaaaaaatagttaaataattaattttgtttataaaactatataataAAGTATATAAGAGGAAATCAAAGTCTCCCCATTTGACCATTATAGGGGTTGTTCGGCTATCCCCAATGAGCCAAATCAGGGTGGCTACGGccaccctttctttctttctttttttctttatatatatatatattattttgtttttaaatgaGGGCATTTGGAGGATTATAACACGTGTATATAGGgcaattttagaaattttgtaCTAAAAAACGCATGTGGTGCACGTGAACCATTTTCTGTCGAAGAAGATGGAAATTTCTAACAGAGTGCTTACATTGAAGAATTCGTAAACTTTGTTGCGTTGGAATACATtgccactttttaaacatttgatGCAAAAGTGGTCAAATTTTGGgaggtaaaatgtatttttccctaagtctaattattaatgttaaaaGGAAGACCCACATATTCCTCATGTcattccaaaattgatgtggcttttaaaattattattggatcaaaattcaatagtggtatataacaaatctaatgataattttaaaagtcacatttttttttttttaaatactaaaGGTCATCCTTATAGTATTACATCTAATCATACATATATGTTACCggattatttaaatttttaagggaaaaatccATATAccctcctcaaactatcacGCAATTGACAATGTTcattcaaactttcaattgagaCAATGTTTCTCCAAACTACCTAAAAATTGTCAAAGTCTCAAAggccagcaaaaagacaaaaatgaccttagaatttttttaataaaacaaaaatacccctataaattcgatttttttttaaaaaaaaaaaaatatttttttgtttgttttatttaagaaaaaagaaaaattttatttgaaaaaaaggaaaaagctttaatttatttttttataacaacaaaaattttaattttaaaaaaatgaaaacttattaatttttcttataatttttaaatttggcaaccattggtttttatttgttttatttttattttttgattttttgattttattttatcatgaatatttttgtcattaggaacattgacaatttttagtagtttgaacGAGGATGGAGTGCTTGGCaaacatttcatttcatctcctctcaaattattattattattattattattattattacttttcctaaaaaagtgaaatccaaaacattttaacctattttttaaatttttttatacataaataattttttattactattcaaataaaaaaattcactacaaaacaaaactttttcaattttttataaaataatttcaaacatttttatactttatatcatatcaatcacttcttacaaTTATTTAAGCAAAAATTTAACAACACAAATGCTTGCCAAACACCTAGCGTTTTGtctaaattaaaagttttgaAGTTTGGGAAAGTAAAAAACATTGTGACTTTACTAGTACATTGAaatttacacaattttttttttttaaggaaagattAGTCTTTCAATTAACAAGATAAGGGTATATCACAATCCACCATATAAGTGTACATACAACACCACCATAAAGGTGTATATCTCACCTGAGTCAAAGCTGACTCAGACTCTAATAGACAGTTGCTAACAAAAAAACTAGCTAAAACAGAATGATGCCTACTACGTGAGATAAAGCTACTCCTTGCTCAGTGAGTAGGTCAGTCATCCCGTACTAAACCAATGGCTAGTATAATCTGACCTCAGCGCAAACTGCCTAGACTCAGGGACGGCTCAATAGATTTTGAGGCTTAAGGCAACAAATTTAGGTGGggtcttttttatatttaaatatttaatttttactgAACGACTTGCAAAATTCATCTTTGTTAGGAGACATTTAATTTCAATAGATGTCAAATTTTGTATTAAGctacatataattctttttatgtagaatttaatttacttcattctaaaaattatttgaatGGACAACTTAGTCTTAGTTTTAAGTTTATGTAAAATGACATGTTTAGTAATTATTTTAGGGGTACAATTAATGTAacattctatttttctttcttttcctcattaatatcttggaattcaatttattgtatttatttttttacagtaATTGAGGCATTAATTAAATAGCACTGACtaacttttttgttataatattattttaaccataattggggccttaattaaagagcattaactaactttttgtcatatttgggactttaattttttttttaaaagaaagtttaaTTATACTATCACTATTTGGGGCCTTATTTAATTAGGGGCCTTAGGCAATTGCCTAATTTGCCTAGCTATTTAGCCGGCCCTGCCTAGACTAGAACAAAACAGGGAAACCAAATACAACAGGCTATACTTTACAAGAACAAGCATTAGGGCCTCTCAAAACAAAAAGCACAACCCCAAACAATAGCCCATTGCTAAGAAACCTGCGAAAAGACAAGAACATACAACTCCACGCAGAAAAATCCAACCACTGCCCTTGTCGGAAGAGAGCCAATCGTTTCCTGAGTCGGCGCGTACAAGGCGGGTCCCAAATCCCGAGATCCCAATAGTGCTTGACCACCACGAACCACCACCAACCGTCACAAACCAGGCCTGAGAAACGAAGCATAGCCCTCATGCGCAGATACGGGAAACTCTACGCGTGCAGGCCAAGCGCCGATAAGGGAATAGTAACGTGACCATGGCTTAAGACGGCTGGATCGAAAGACGGCGGCAAAAATACGTAGGGGGCGCGTGACAAGAGAACTCTGGTGAAAACGCACAGATCTGGCTCTCCAAGAAAAATCTTAGACACACAACCAGAGAAGACGATAAACACCGGGGACTCGAGAGAACAACCAGATTCAAACCAACAAAGTCACTAGGGATAATCTgcaggaaaaacaaaaagaaaataaagaaaaaacacaaaaatcaacTCTACAACTCCTACGAGTCAGGAGACAAAACCACCACCTGATCTGGTAATGGGGACTAAAGGTAGGAAGAAAAACTATCCTCCTTTGGTTAAGCCAGAGAGGGACAAAATTTCCAAAGCTCGATGAGCTTGGAGGACCAAAAACCCGGAAGGAGGGAGGCGTGAAACTCCCCCAGCAAGCCAACTCTGGAAAcacgctttctctctctctataaagTTGAGAGCTTCTCCCTCTAGAAAGTACtacccaaattttaaatagcGACAAAAGAATATCTAGAAATGGAGAGGAGACGTGACACCAGCCGTTAAATCCTCCCGTAAGCGTGGTGATGCGTAACACGAGAGCATCAACCATGACATCACTACCTCAAAGCCACTCCACCACTCTCAACGGCCTCCTATCCTTCCTTCCAAATCCCCCAAACCCCAAACAAAATCTCATTCCTAAACACCAAGTTTTTCAGCACCGAATCACGGTCTCTCGCAGAGACATCGCTTTGCTGCCGTTCCTCGCTCTCGTGCCCTCCCTCTCTCCGGTCGCCCCTGCATCTGCATTCTCCATCGGCATTTGTACGCATCGCGCTTTCGCACTCACCAATTTCGGTTttcttatgctttttttttttaatgaaattataatttcttGGTTGATCACACAGCAGGACCGAAGGATTGGTTGAAAGAGCAAAAGAAGAAAGCCTCCAAGTTCGTCTTAGCCCCAATCGACGCCTCGCGAGAAAGCCTTCGCTCTGCCTATGTCTTACTCAGtacgaatctctctctctctctcaaattcacTGGTTTCgagttttttgaatttgttgttCAATTTGGTTGGGTTTTGAACAGCAGCTAGGGATTCTGAATATTCGGCTAAGGACTTGGAGGAAGTTCAAGAGCTGTTGAGGTCGGCCGCTAGGGACTGTGTTCCTCAGGATAGGAGTTCCATTGTTAGCTTTCAAGCCAGCACGGGAGTTGAGGTTCGATCTCTTCGTCTTCTGTCTCGTTTTTTAGTGCGtattctccttttttcttttccttttaatgtTAAGGTTTAGATCGCACTAGTTTAGACAATGCGTGTTTTTATAATCGTTTTCCTCATTTTAATTAGGgtttaaaacatattttgatTAATTCTTTGGGGCTAAGAAGTTTTGAGCATCTAATTACATTAGTTTCATTCAAATAACATTCAGGTGCGTTTTGAAATGTGAAGTTTTTAAGATATTGATGAATTTTAATGTCCTATTTTAAAAAGGTTGAACAATGTCTGAGTAAGTTCTCTGGTTATAAACAAAGAATGGAGAAGGTATAAGAATGTGCATTTGTAGttaagatttgtatgatgagCAGGTTTGCACCTTCCGATTGATTGTGAAGAATGCGTCCTCATTGCTTGATAACAAGGATCCTGTGAAGTTAGAAGCCGAAGCTACACTAAATGATCTTATAAGGTAGCCATTATTCTATTGCTTTGTGCTTATGTTGTGAGCTAGTACACCTATAAATCTGTAACTTGTTGCCCTAGAAATGAATACTGAAAACATTTGGAAACATCTCTATGCATTTTTTAAGTTCTCAAGCCTGCCGCTACCACTATGTAAGTTATAACAAATCAGATTGTTCAATCTAGTCGCCCTTCATCTACATCTAGAAAAGGAGGGTAGGGCAACAATAATGACCAAATTgtttgaggaaagaagctaGCTTTAAGCATTGTAAAACATGTCTCTCTCCTTTTCATCAATCTCCTCAATATGCAAGGGAAGTGTAATGGCTGAAAT is a window of Alnus glutinosa chromosome 4, dhAlnGlut1.1, whole genome shotgun sequence DNA encoding:
- the LOC133867315 gene encoding uncharacterized protein LOC133867315 isoform X1, with amino-acid sequence MRNTRASTMTSLPQSHSTTLNGLLSFLPNPPNPKQNLIPKHQVFQHRITVSRRDIALLPFLALVPSLSPVAPASAFSIGISGPKDWLKEQKKKASKFVLAPIDASRESLRSAYVLLTARDSEYSAKDLEEVQELLRSAARDCVPQDRSSIVSFQASTGVEVCTFRLIVKNASSLLDNKDPVKLEAEATLNDLIRSFTSLNGLASETDIQLASSRQKVAVALMDTISFLDKFEQGIKECLEV
- the LOC133867315 gene encoding uncharacterized protein LOC133867315 isoform X3; amino-acid sequence: MRNTRASTMTSLPQSHSTTLNGLLSFLPNPPNPKQNLIPKHQVFQHRITVSRRDIALLPFLALVPSLSPVAPASAFSIGISGPKDWLKEQKKKASKFVLAPIDASRESLRSAYVLLTARDSEYSAKDLEEVQELLRSAARDCVPQDRSSIVSFQASTGVEVCTFRLIVKNASSLLDNKDPVKLEAEATLNDLIRSFTSLNGLASETDIQLASSRR
- the LOC133867315 gene encoding uncharacterized protein LOC133867315 isoform X2; protein product: MRNTRASTMTSLPQSHSTTLNGLLSFLPNPPNPKQNLIPKHQVFQHRITVSRRDIALLPFLALVPSLSPVAPASAFSIGISGPKDWLKEQKKKASKFVLAPIDASRESLRSAYVLLTRDSEYSAKDLEEVQELLRSAARDCVPQDRSSIVSFQASTGVEVCTFRLIVKNASSLLDNKDPVKLEAEATLNDLIRSFTSLNGLASETDIQLASSRQKVAVALMDTISFLDKFEQGIKECLEV